The following is a genomic window from Mycobacterium parmense.
TCGGTAGCAATGGTCGTGGAGGCGCTGGGGTGGCGCCGTTACCTTGTGCTGGGCACGGCCACACTAGCACTTGTCGTCAAGGCGGCGGGAGGGCGGCGTCGCCTCGGCGTCCGGCGCAGTCTGGGAAGAAAAGGCAAACGAACGGTCGCGTCCTAAAGCCGGTGTAAATGGGCCGGGCATAGGTTCTGCTTCGAGACCTACCAAGTCATCGAAGAAAGGACCTATGCCCGTGCCTGCACGAGTATCGCCGACTGATCGTGTTCGCGCCAAGATCGACGAGCTGTTCGCATCCGATCGTGAGCTGCCCGAGATTCTGGAGGAGGTGGCCCGGCTCGGCGCACAGTTGCTGATGCAGGCCGCGCTGGAGGCCGAGGTGACCGAGTTCCTCGGCCGTGACCGCTACCAACGCGCCGCGGCCGCGCCGGATGCGCAGCCCCGGGGCGCGCAATGGTTATCGGCCAGCGACGGTCAAGACCACCGTCGGCCCAGTCACCCTGGAGCGGCCCAAGCTGCGCGGCACGACCGCCGCGTTCGTCTCACGCCTGTTCGGCAAGCACGTCACCAAAACCAATGCGCTGGAATCGCTGGTGATCGCCTCGTTCGTGCGCGGACTGTCGGTGCGTGATGTCGAGGCCACCCTTGCCGATGCGCTCGGTGATCAGGCCGCGATCTCGAAATCGACTGTCTCGCAGGTATGCCAAGCGATAAAAACCGAGTACAACACCTGGGCGCGGCGCCCCTGGGCGATGTCGTGCTCGATTAGCTGTTCCTGGATGCCTCCTTCTTCCGGATGCATCCCGGCTCGCCGGCCGAGCCGATCCTGGCCGCGTGGGGCGTCACCACCGCCGGCAAGCCCGTCTTTGTTGGCCTGGCCCCCGGCGTGGTGGAGTCGACCGAGGCCTGGGCCGATTTCCTGACCGATCTCACCGACCGTGGGCTAGCGTGCCCGCTGCTGGTCATCTCCGACGGTGCCCGCGGCCTGATCGCCGCGATCGAGCAGGTCTTCCCGACCGCGCTGCGGCAACGCTGCCTGATCCAGCGGTTACGCAACGTGCTGGCCAAGATCCCGGCCGGGATGCAGGCCGAGATCCGCGACGGCTACTGGGCCTGCTTCGACACTGAGGACCTCAAAACCGAGCCCGGTCCGCGGCTGGTCGAACTGGTCGACGCCCGGCTGACCGCGTTCGCTACCCGCTACACGACCACCTACCCGGCAGCGATGAAGATCATGCTGACCGAGCGCGAGGGCCTGACCGCCTATCTGCGGTTCCCGCCCGAACATCATCACCGCATCCGCCACTCGAACTTCATCGAACGCACCTTCGGAGAAACCCGCCGCCGCGCAAAGGTTATCGGCCGCTTCCCTGGCGAGACCAGTTGTAACAGCATCGCCTGGGCCGTGCTCGACCGCGCATCCCGCGGCTGGCGCGGACTCACCATGACCCCCGCCGGGCTGCGCCAGCTCCAAGACCTGCGCCGCAGCCTGCTGCAACCACCCCGGCAACTGTGGCCCCAGCACACCCCGGACTTCGCTAGCAGCACCACCGAAACCGTCAGCGCCACCGCGTAGCATCACTCACCGAAGCCAGAACCTCCGCAGGCCGATTTACACCGGATTCCGGACGCCACCCAAACGAACTAGTGCCCTGAGTCATTAATTTTGGTGCAGTAGTTGCCGACGATGCTGATCAAGATTTGGTCGACGGTCTTGGTCCAGACGTATGGGGGCCCTCGTTCCGGGTTTCGACTACTGCGGTGATCGCCGCCCACTGCGAGGGGTACTGCGGATGCACCTCAGCGACCATGCGCACTGCACGCTCACGAAGCTCGTCGGGATACTTGCTCGGGCGTGCCATAACTCGAATCCTCCCAAGATCGGGAGTCTCCGGAAACGCCGGGACGGCTCAGTGTGTGGGAGCTGTTCAGCAGGTGCGTAGACATTGCCGACGCAGTGCTCGTTCAGTGTGTCGGATACCTGAACCAAGCAACGGCTCGATAGCGCGCTGGAGGACTTTGCCCGCGAGCCCACCGGGGAACTTGTAGTCGGCAGTTATGTCAACGCGGGTCACTGCTGATCCCATCGGCGTCGTGGCAACGGCTGCCAAGGCAACTATGCCGTTGTTGGTCACCAAGGCCTCTGTGATGCGCCGGCACGGCTCCCACTCGGTGATGCGACTCGTTCCGGTCATCGCGATTGGGCCGATCTTGCCGGTTCCTCGAAATTCGGCGCCGACCCCGTCTGATAGTTCGCCGATTGGCGTAATGGTGCGCAACCCAAAGACCCACTCCGGCATCCGGCGGTAGTCGACAGCGTAGTCGAAAACCGCCTCAGCCGGCAATTCTAGAGTGCCAGACGCGAACACCATCGTCATGCGCCACCAGCCCAGGCCAAAGACTCCGCCGTGGCATCGCCTACAGAATGATCCCTGCAGTCAGTGCGCATGGGTTGATGGTGGCATCACCGTCACAACCCGTCAATAGAATTGGATTTCGAATCTCCCTCGTGGTGGGTCGGCCGGCCGCTACGATGAATCGCGTTCATGATGGTGAAGACGGATCGTCACGCGCGGCGCGACGTTCAGGCGCTTCCAGGCGGGCACCGAGAGGCTCAACGCGTGAGGAGTTGCCTGACGCACCGTTGGCTTGTGCAGTAGCTTTAGCTTTTAGATTAGAATTTCGGGGTGTCGATGAACCTGGGTGCCGTGGGGCGGCTGCTACCGGAGTTGACCGGAGATGCCCGAGCCGATCGTTGGCGCGAGCATCGAGCTGCTGTGCGGGCGGAGCTGATAGAAGCGACGCTTCGCGCGATCGACGAGTATGGGCCTGACCTGTCCATCGACGATGTCGTAAAGACCGCGGGGATCCCCAGGCCCAAGCTGTATCGATTCTTCGCGGATAAGGACGCCTTATTCGCCGCGGTCGGCCAGCGGGTGCAGGAGATGATCATCGAGCAAGTCGTGCCGCAGTTTGATGCCGCCACCACGGCGCTGGAGCTGGTCAGCTCCGCGGTGGCCGCTTACGTCGGGCTCGTGGATAAGCGGCCTAATCTTTTTCGTTTCCTGGTGAATTCCCACTTCAGGGACGGGCGTTCGCCCGCGGATTTGATCGAGGGCGGCAGGCCGCTCTCGGACGCCACGGTGGATGTTTGGTCAGCCGCTATCGAGGCGCGTGGTGGCGAGGGCGCCAACTTTGAATATGTTGTGGATGCTGCTCTGGGAGCGGTGGGACTTGGTGTGCTGCGCTGGCTGAATTCCCCGACCGTCAGCAAGGATGCCCTTGTCGAAGAGTTGACCGCTTTTTTGTGGGGCGCCTTTTCGGCAATTGCGGAAGTGCGTGGGGTGCACCTCACTCCTGACACGAAGCTAGAGTCATCGGCCGAGGCAAATTAAGCGGTCGCTTTCCCAGTTCGGGCGGCTGGCGGCGCCGACATGCTGAACCTGCCCTGAACCGTAGAGGCATACACTACGAGGAGTGGATGTGCCGGAGACACGGATCGGGAGTGGAGATATCGTCAAGACCTGTGGATCGGTGAGTTTCAGGCGACCTGCGATCCGACGGTTTGAGGCTCAGCTGCCGACGGTTCGGGTGTGATGTCGATAGGCCGTTCGAGCGGCTTGCCCTTGTGGAAGACGGCGCTGGCACGGACGAGGGCGACCAAGTGTGGTGCGTTGACCGCGCGCCAGCGGGCCTGGGCGGCCTCGATTAGCTTGTAGGCCATCGCCAGCCAGGCCGCGCGGGAGCCCGGCCCTTTGGTGACTTTGGTCCTCAAACGTACTGTCGCAAAGGTACTTTCGATCGGATTTGTGGTGCGAAGGTGGATCCAATGCTCGGCGGGATACCGGTAGAACTCCAAAAACACCTCGGCGTCGTCGACGATCTTGGGCGACCGCTTTGGGGTATTTGGCGCCGTAGTCGATCTCGAACGCTTTGATCGCGAGCTGGGCTTTGTCGATATCCTCGGCGTTGTAGATCTCCTTCATCGCCGCGACTGCACCCTGGGTGCACCGATTTCGGCAGTGCGGCAAGAATATTGGCCTGCTTATGCCACCAGCAGCGCTACTCTCGAATATCCGGGAACACCTCCCGCACGCCTTGCAGAAGCCCAGGGCGCCGTCGCCGACCGCGAGCACCGCTGCGGTCATGGCGCGGCGGCGGCAATCGCGCAGCAAATCAGCCCAGAACTCAGTCGATCCCCGGAAGCCGTCAGCCAGCCCGACGAGCTCCATGCGGCCATCAGCACGGACCCTCGGCACGGGCGCGGGGCTCTCGGTTCCCAACCAGCGCGCCAACGCGATGACCGATGCCCACGTTTCCATGACAACTGTTTTGGACCGTGAAAGAGTTGGCATGCGCGTTCAACCGCCCCGGCATGTCTGGAGACTCCATTTCTTGGAAAGGATGGAGTCATGTCAGGTGGTTTGTCGAGGAGGTACCAGCCAGAGCTGCGGGAGCGGGCGGTGCGGATGGACGCGGAGATCAGCGATCAGCACGATTCGGAGTGGGCAGCGACCAGTGAGATCGCCGGGCTACTTGGTGTTGGCACGGCCGAGGCGGTGCGCAAGTGGGTGCGCCAGGCTCAGATCGATGCGGCGCACGCGGGGATCACGACCGAAGAGTCCTCCGAGCTAAAACGACTGCGGCGAGAGAACGCCGAATTCGGAAGGACCAATGCGATTTTCAAGACGGCGTCGGCTTTCTCCGCGGCCGAGCTCGACCTGCCAACACACTAATCACCCAGTTCATCGCCGATCATCACGGTCACCGCGATGGCCCTGATGGTTTGCGGTGGGGTGTCGAGTCGATCTGCACACAGCTGACCGAGCTGGGTATGCCGATCGCCCCATCGACCTATTACGACCACATCAACCGCGAGCCCAGCCGCCGCGAACGCCGTGACGACGAACTCAAAGAACAGATCAGCCGGCTCTACGCCGCCAACTACGGCGTGTACGGTGCCCACAAGGTGTGGCTGGCGCTCAACCGCGAGGGCACTCCAGTGGCCAGATGCACCGTCGAGCAGGGTTTGCCTACGTCGCTTTCGCCACCGACGCCTACGCGCGGCGGGATGCTGGGCTGGCGGGTCGCTTCCACGATGGCCACCTCGATGGTCCTCGATGCGATCGAGCAAGCCATCTAGAACCGTCAACAAGAAGGTGTACTGATCTCAAAGACGTTGTCCACCAGACGGATCGGGGATCGCAGTCAATACACCTCGATCAGGTTCAGCGAACGGCACGCAGAAGCGGGCATCCAGTCCTCGGTCCGAGCGGTCGGCAGCTCCTATGACTGTGAGAATGTTGGCGGCTGTCTGGTCGCCTGACTCGTGTTATGACTGACCCAGCGGTATGGGTGTCCTGGCTGTTGATCTGTCGTCCAACGGGCGGTCGTTCCACCTCGTGCTGACCGAGCGGGCAGTGACCTCATAGAAGCCTGACCACACCAGGTCCCATCGCAGTCCCGTCACCCGACCGGCCAGCCTCAACAACCCGCTGAAGGTCGCAATGACAAGCATGGCAACCACACCTCGCCGCGGTCGAGTCGTGATCGGTGTTGATACCCACAAGTTCGTTCATGTCGCCGCCGCGTTCGACGACTTCGGCGCGGTGCTTGACACCGGAACGTTCCAAGCCGACCGCGCCGGCTATGCCGAGCTGATCGAATGGGCTAGCCACCCGGGCCACATCCTGACCTTCGCCATCGAAGGCACCGGCTCCTACGGAGCCGGCCTGACCGCAGCCGTGCGTCGCAGCGACATCGGTGTCGTGGAGGTAATGCGCACCGACCGGCGCGACCGGCGGCTGCGCGGCAAGTCCGACTTCCTGGACGCCGAAAACGCCGCCCGTGCCGTGCTTGGTAGCCATGCCACCGCCACCCCGAAGACCGCCGATGACACCGTGGATATGATCCGACAGATCAAAATCGCCAAAAATATTGCGGTCAAAGCCCGTTCGGCAGCGATGATCTCGCTGAAGACGGTCATCGTTAACGCCCCAGACGAGCTGCGTGAACAACTGCAGCCCTTGTCCAAGATGGCCCTAATCCGCCGCTACGCCGGCCTGAGGCCAGCTGGCATCAGCACGGTCGAAGCCGCAACCAAGCACACCCTGCGCTCGATCGCCCGCCGCTGGCAGCATCTCAACGAGGAGATCACTGAACACGAGAAACTACTCGCCCAATTGGTCACCGAGATCGCGCCAGAGTTGACCGCAGCATTCGGCATCGGCGCCGACACCGCCGCCGAGATGCTCATCGTCGCCGGCGACAACCCCGACCGGATCCGTATTGAAGCCGCGTGGACCAAGCTGTGCGGCGTGTGCCCGATCCCAGCCTCCACCGGCAAAACCGTTCGCCACCTGCTCAACTGGGATGGCCACCGCCAGGCTAATGCGGCGATCTACCGCACCGTCATCGTGGGCATGCAACACCATCAACCCACCCAGGCGTACCTCGCAAGACGCACCGCCGAAGGCAAGTCCAAGGCCGAAATCATCCGGTGCTTAAAACGCTTCCTTGCCCGTGAGATATGGGCCTCGTGCATCCACTGCGCACCACTCCACAAGCCGAAAAACCAGCCGCTTGACGGATATAGGAGCATCAATGCACTAGCCGAGACGGTCAACGGCCTGTACAAGACCGAGCTGATCAAGCCCGGCAAGCCCTGGCGCTCCATCAAGGACGTCGAGCTGGCCACCGCACGGCGGATCGACTGGTTCAACCACCGTCGCCTCTACGAATACTGCGGCGATATCCCCA
Proteins encoded in this region:
- a CDS encoding SRPBCC family protein, which produces MTMVFASGTLELPAEAVFDYAVDYRRMPEWVFGLRTITPIGELSDGVGAEFRGTGKIGPIAMTGTSRITEWEPCRRITEALVTNNGIVALAAVATTPMGSAVTRVDITADYKFPGGLAGKVLQRAIEPLLGSGIRHTERALRRQCLRTC
- a CDS encoding TetR/AcrR family transcriptional regulator, whose amino-acid sequence is MNLGAVGRLLPELTGDARADRWREHRAAVRAELIEATLRAIDEYGPDLSIDDVVKTAGIPRPKLYRFFADKDALFAAVGQRVQEMIIEQVVPQFDAATTALELVSSAVAAYVGLVDKRPNLFRFLVNSHFRDGRSPADLIEGGRPLSDATVDVWSAAIEARGGEGANFEYVVDAALGAVGLGVLRWLNSPTVSKDALVEELTAFLWGAFSAIAEVRGVHLTPDTKLESSAEAN